Proteins co-encoded in one Sulfurimonas sp. HSL1-2 genomic window:
- a CDS encoding EI24 domain-containing protein, protein MRELFEGFLDGIEEVLRWRTMLVLVIFATVAMGFWAVIGIIYWEHFLAFSDRLVEWLPFAMLRSNGAWMLSTFLWVQAIMLTVALLSLLLTVTLYRNLPKRDFTGAAVWLLLGSTVFWTVVWLFKGGAIYDGVLKLLTMLPFDTVENGVSTLLIFYFLYNAAIITMLFFTSLYSPVLLRRIREELYPYEDVHSEAELRSLVYTARNTLLFVAASLVLMPLLFVPVLNIFVQLLLWIWLVKDTFTYDVGALFFNANELRLIKKGDKRIWTIAAVTALFNFFPLLNFAGPFIGEIMMFRYLVGLKSKA, encoded by the coding sequence ATGCGTGAGCTTTTCGAAGGGTTTTTGGACGGCATAGAGGAAGTGCTGCGATGGAGGACAATGCTCGTCCTCGTCATCTTCGCCACGGTCGCCATGGGTTTCTGGGCGGTCATAGGGATCATCTACTGGGAGCACTTTCTCGCTTTCAGCGACCGTCTCGTCGAATGGCTCCCCTTTGCGATGCTCCGCTCCAACGGGGCGTGGATGCTCTCGACCTTCCTCTGGGTCCAGGCCATTATGCTCACCGTCGCCCTGCTCTCGCTGCTGCTGACGGTCACGCTCTACCGCAACCTTCCCAAGCGGGATTTTACCGGGGCCGCCGTCTGGCTGCTGCTGGGGTCCACCGTCTTCTGGACCGTCGTATGGCTTTTCAAGGGAGGTGCTATCTACGACGGCGTGCTGAAACTGCTGACCATGCTCCCCTTCGACACCGTCGAGAACGGGGTCAGTACCCTACTGATCTTCTATTTCCTCTACAACGCCGCCATCATCACCATGCTCTTTTTCACAAGCCTCTATTCGCCGGTGCTTCTGCGGCGTATCCGCGAAGAGCTCTACCCCTATGAGGATGTACACAGTGAGGCCGAACTGCGCTCGCTGGTCTACACCGCCAGGAACACCCTGCTTTTCGTTGCCGCCTCCCTGGTACTGATGCCGCTGCTCTTCGTGCCGGTGCTCAATATCTTCGTCCAGCTTCTGCTCTGGATCTGGCTCGTCAAAGACACCTTCACCTACGATGTCGGAGCCCTCTTCTTCAACGCCAACGAGCTGCGCCTGATCAAGAAGGGCGACAAGCGCATCTGGACCATAGCCGCCGTCACCGCGCTGTTCAACTTCTTCCCCCTGCTCAACTTCGCCGGTCCCTTTATCGGGGAGATCATGATGTTCCGCTACCTCGTCGGACTCAAAAGCAAAGCCTAG
- a CDS encoding nucleoside 2-deoxyribosyltransferase, whose protein sequence is MKTIYLAGPDVFEPDPFAAGETLKQLCTAYGFEGLFPLDNAIEDFDHPHKTAEAIRQANIDLIRRADIVMANLNPFRGFEPDSGTVYEVGFAEALGKPVFAYAADRRHMPERLRAHQQLAPDDLQCREGKSIESFALSHNLMFAHTVVAEDARSCLRYIAERFS, encoded by the coding sequence ATGAAAACGATCTATTTAGCCGGCCCCGACGTCTTCGAACCCGACCCTTTTGCCGCGGGCGAGACCCTCAAGCAGCTCTGCACTGCGTACGGCTTCGAGGGGCTCTTCCCCCTGGACAACGCCATCGAAGATTTCGACCACCCCCACAAGACCGCCGAAGCGATCCGGCAGGCGAACATCGACCTCATCCGCCGCGCCGACATCGTCATGGCGAATCTCAACCCCTTCCGGGGATTCGAACCCGACTCCGGTACCGTCTACGAAGTCGGGTTCGCCGAGGCCCTCGGCAAGCCGGTTTTCGCCTACGCGGCCGACCGCCGCCACATGCCCGAACGGCTGCGGGCCCATCAGCAGCTCGCACCCGACGACCTGCAGTGCCGGGAGGGCAAAAGCATCGAGTCCTTCGCCCTGTCGCACAACCTGATGTTCGCCCATACGGTCGTGGCAGAAGATGCGCGCAGCTGCCTTCGTTATATCGCGGAGCGCTTCTCCTGA
- a CDS encoding TIGR00730 family Rossman fold protein: protein MKKNHDKKAFRKLLKRHQKPLPWEHPKPDEDDPKAHKRVKAIMDHDNFIQADRDPAFLRRDEVRGVRLEVDYFKPELLLREHGIEHTIVVFGSTRIMEEAEAKRLIEALESERDAKDGEALEKELGIARRLLAKSHYYETARAFGRIVGRSGKGPEDTKITLMTGGGPGIMEAANRGAFDVGAKSIGLNITLPHEQYPNPYITPELCFQVHYFAIRKLHFLRRAKALVIFPGGYGTLDECFEVLTLVQTRKIDPMPVIFVGESYWRGIINFEMLVEEGTIDEEDRELFAFAETADEAWELIVKWHKKCGSPLVHDLKG from the coding sequence ATAAAAAAGCGTTTCGTAAGCTGTTGAAGCGGCACCAGAAGCCGCTGCCGTGGGAACACCCCAAGCCCGACGAGGATGACCCCAAAGCGCACAAGCGCGTCAAGGCGATCATGGACCATGACAATTTTATCCAGGCCGACCGGGACCCGGCGTTTCTCCGCCGCGACGAGGTGCGGGGCGTGCGGCTGGAGGTGGACTACTTCAAGCCCGAACTGCTGCTGCGCGAACACGGCATTGAGCACACCATCGTCGTCTTCGGCTCCACGCGGATCATGGAGGAGGCGGAGGCCAAGCGGCTGATCGAGGCCTTGGAGTCGGAACGGGATGCCAAGGACGGCGAGGCCCTGGAAAAAGAGCTGGGGATCGCACGGCGGCTGCTGGCCAAGAGCCACTATTACGAAACGGCCCGTGCCTTCGGCCGCATCGTCGGCCGCAGTGGCAAAGGGCCCGAAGATACGAAGATCACCCTGATGACAGGCGGAGGGCCGGGCATCATGGAAGCGGCCAACCGCGGGGCTTTCGATGTCGGTGCCAAATCAATCGGCCTCAACATCACCCTGCCCCATGAACAGTACCCCAACCCCTACATCACCCCCGAACTCTGTTTCCAGGTGCACTACTTCGCCATCCGCAAGCTCCATTTCCTGCGGCGGGCCAAAGCCCTGGTCATCTTCCCCGGCGGCTACGGTACCCTTGACGAATGTTTCGAAGTGCTGACCCTGGTGCAGACGCGCAAGATCGACCCGATGCCCGTCATCTTCGTCGGTGAAAGCTACTGGCGGGGGATCATCAATTTCGAGATGCTTGTCGAGGAGGGGACGATCGACGAAGAGGACCGGGAACTTTTCGCTTTTGCCGAAACGGCCGATGAGGCGTGGGAGCTGATCGTCAAGTGGCACAAGAAGTGCGGCTCCCCCCTTGTGCACGATCTCAAGGGGTAG